The Primulina tabacum isolate GXHZ01 chromosome 1, ASM2559414v2, whole genome shotgun sequence genome contains the following window.
AAATAATCACTTACAGATAAAGCAAAAATCGAATAATTGagttcaaataaaaaataaacaacaaaatgaATCTTTTGCGTATAGTAGTAATGTATTAATCTATTGATTCATAGAGGATGTTCggaaaatttctaaatttgtttattttaaaaaatatcatttttgtcatTTGTATTTTGTACTTGGTCCTACCATATTTAAATTTCTGTATTACTGTTTAAATGGTAGAATAATGCTTGTGTCTCCATCAAGAATAAATCTACTGAGTTCTATTTCAAACAAATCATTAGAGTAATATTTTGAACTGACATACAACACTAGATTCAGTTCCATAGTGAAGTAGCATAGGTACAAAAGGGGGAATCCAGGGAAACATACTCGCTGTAAATGCAATTGTATTTGTATCTAATAATGGGACCACAGaaagattttcaaaaattcattaaaatcaCTTGACCAACACAatcttaataattaaattaaataaataacaaccCCACCCCCCCGCCAACACCCACCCACCCCCCCGCCAACACCCACCCATGCCCACGATCTCCAATTTCCTTCAAATTTCTCCATTCATTCTTCAAGAATGACAGTATGGGATGGTGTTTATCCATAGATTACACTCATTCCGCAGGCTAAAACTCAACTGAGATGAGCAGAACAGTCGTTACCGCAACTATAGTAATAATTACGATACTAAAATCTCTGGACCGAAGCAAAAGAAATGGTAACAAAACTTTTACATAAATCAAAAGAATGATGGGTTGTTTACTCTTAAACCATATAGTAACATGGTGATCACAAAATgatcaaaagaaaaaaacacaAAACGATGCCTAACTAAAAGAAAAACTATctgtgtaaaaaaaataatgagaACTAAGAACCATATTTCCTCAAATTGGGTATGTAACAGACTGTTGAACAAGGCTGATTGTATATGCAAAGAAACAACTATCAGGCTCTGATCTTCCATGTTTTCCAAGTCACGAGTTACGTTATGCAGATGTGTGCTCAGCTTCCTTTCGATTCAAATTTCGCAATTTCTGAAAATGTAAAGAGAAAATGGTCTATGTAAGGAGTATGAACATAAAGTATGTTAATGAATATCGAAGCAGCGTATCTCACGATTTATTTTAATCTCATTTTACCACCTGTTCTTTCCATAGGTATTATAAACTGCTTAAGTAatgaaatgatattttttataggATAATATTTCGACAAGTTATAGAAGAAAATCCACGTCATAGTAAAGCAACTTTTAAAATAGTTCGCATATTCATGTGGTGAAGAGTGCTCTGACCTTGAGCAACAACCAAAACTCACCATCGAGCATGATGAAAGAAAGATTATCTCTTAATGATATCATGGTCTGGTTGGTTTCCTCACAATGGTAGTAGTGTGGCGGATTTGTAGTTTTCAATGCCATTAAAGAGATGAAGGTAAGTTGCCAGGTCATTATCATTCCTTGTACGTCAAGCAGCAGGATTCTCAAACTGCGGTACTTTTTGTCTATGTAGATGACACGATAATGGAAATGACAGGCTTCTAACACAGAGTTAGAATTATCTTTTGGGTATAGAAACGATTAGGTCCACAGTAGCCATTTTTCTGAACCAAAGGAAATACACCATTACCTTGTTTCTGAATCTGAGGTCTTAGGTGCAGCTCTGCTGATGCCGGCAGAAGGATTCTGCTAGCATTGACGGTACAAGTCAATTATCGATCTGGCTACGTGGCCAGATTTTGGACATTTGAGGCGGCAGAAGGTAATTTCATTCTGACAGCCCAAATTTCCTGGTTAGGTACTAAGTCATTTGGCACACCACTAGAGCATAATTTAAGGTTTGCTACTCAGCACTACGGAGAACATAATCAGATTAACAGTTACCATGTTAACTCTAGATAACATTGGGAGAAAGGAAAAAATATTCCATCATTATATACAGATATTAAGCCTTATATGGCAAAAGATGAAGTTCCCGCCTCATATGctcgtttttattctttttcctTCCCCGCATAAAGACCGAAAGACAAAAGCTTAAGTCGCACCTTATATGCTGAGCTGGCAAAGTAGACACGAGGATGGATATGATATAATGGTATGGAGCTCGTGTCTTATGTTCCAGATTTTGAGCCATGCCAAACTAGACACAGTTAAAGCCAGTTTTAAAAAAGTTGGAGACATCGGAGATGACATGGTTGTGTCCTTCAAGGTTAGGCAAGCCATGGATGTTAAAAACCAATATTTGGAACTTACTCATCAGCCCACGGGGAGTTCTTGGTCTTATGAAGGCAATCAATTTCCTTAAAAACACTCACCAACTCACAAGGTTTTCTCAACAACATGCAGTCAAAGATTCATATATAAACCAATGGTTCTTCGAGGTAACATCAAGCTCATgagaaattaattaatgaaaaacaACCTAATTAATGAAAAACAACCAGTTTGCACGCAGTAATAAAGCTCCTAGAACCTCGCTCTTCCCCCACAATCAGGCATATCAATATTGAACCTTAGGATGCTGCTAAGGAGCCTGAATAAGTAGGTGATATTGGTAAAATTTCACTCACTCCATAATGAAGTTCAATAAATGCAAACCCTCCATTCCGCAAACACTACCGTATTTGATTTGAAGCTAGCTAGCCATATTAAAATCAGACATTATAAAAAGACCCAAAGTAAATTAAATCCAAGCTAAGGAGATTAACTGACCAAAGATATAGAAGATTCTAGAGGAGGAGGGTCAAGCTTGATGTAGAGCGCGGACATCCTAGCGATCTCCGAAACGGCAGCATGTCGAACTTCAGGCACCTCGCTAGTCAAATCCTCGTAAGCGGCCACGAAGGCCTCTTGCCAAAATCCAGCCAATCTGATCCGTTGACTGTTGGTGTACTCATCCCACATGCGCTTCACCATTTTCTCCCTCTCCTCCAAATCCTAAAACACAGGAACAAATAAAAAACCACACTTAACTTAAACCCTCAATCGCAACTAAGGCATCTACAAACATATGAAACGGGAAAATCGACCATACAAGGACATCGAGATCATCAGTGGAAGGGAAATGGTAATCATCGGCAACATGATTGAGATTCCCGGCGGACCACCGAAGAGAGACGGTCCCGGTGACCATTGACCATAATGCTAACAATATAATTGCTGCGAGAGCCCAAAACTTGTATCGTCCGCGGCCGAAAATGCCGACGGAACTCGGCGGATGGTCCTGCTTCGGAATCCCCGAGGACGATGACGATACAATCGATGAAGAT
Protein-coding sequences here:
- the LOC142516016 gene encoding uncharacterized protein LOC142516016: MRDDDALPISTPTSSSIVSSSSSGIPKQDHPPSSVGIFGRGRYKFWALAAIILLALWSMVTGTVSLRWSAGNLNHVADDYHFPSTDDLDVLDLEEREKMVKRMWDEYTNSQRIRLAGFWQEAFVAAYEDLTSEVPEVRHAAVSEIARMSALYIKLDPPPLESSISLKLRNLNRKEAEHTSA